From the genome of Prosthecobacter dejongeii, one region includes:
- a CDS encoding ParA family protein, producing MIITFCGQKGGTGKTTLSFLVAETLSRVGKKVAVRDDDPQASISQIVTELRDAGRTEIEIWDRNRAGEYDFVIVDTLPRLSSNVLIEAVKEADILILPLKPSMVDIRATLPAVEMVKENTRPGGKAFVLWNMVKPGTRISRELQGLEGMLGMQVLKNSIPERIGFTYATLQGYEAITGEDRELLQRLVLEFVA from the coding sequence ATGATTATCACATTTTGCGGGCAAAAGGGCGGAACCGGCAAAACCACGCTCAGCTTTCTTGTGGCCGAAACTTTGAGCCGAGTCGGCAAAAAGGTTGCGGTGCGCGATGACGATCCGCAGGCCAGCATCTCACAAATTGTGACTGAGTTGCGCGATGCGGGCCGGACAGAGATTGAGATCTGGGACAGGAACAGGGCAGGGGAGTATGACTTTGTAATCGTTGACACGTTGCCTCGGTTGTCGAGCAACGTCCTGATTGAGGCAGTGAAGGAGGCTGATATTCTGATTCTTCCTCTGAAGCCTTCGATGGTGGACATTCGCGCAACGCTGCCGGCCGTTGAGATGGTCAAAGAGAACACTCGCCCTGGTGGCAAGGCCTTCGTTCTTTGGAACATGGTCAAGCCAGGCACGCGAATCAGTCGCGAGCTTCAAGGGTTGGAAGGAATGCTGGGAATGCAGGTTTTAAAGAACTCCATTCCTGAGCGCATCGGGTTCACTTACGCCACGCTTCAAGGCTACGAGGCAAT